The genomic interval GATCACACGGCAGTAAGACGCGGGGGTCTGCAATCCTGCAGGCCCTCGCGGTCGTACCACCGGCTTCTTCTCTCAGATCAGGATGTTCATGACCACGTTCGCCATCGGTGACGATGACTTTCTCCTCGACGGTGCGCCGCACCGGATCCTCTCCGGCGCACTGCACTACTTCCGAGTGCACCCTGACCTGTGGGCGGACCGGATCCACAAGGCCCGACTGATGGGGCTGAACACCATCGAGACCTACGTCGCGTGGAACGAGCACGCACCGAAGCGGGGCGAGTTTCGCACCGACAACGCACTCGACCTGGCCCGCTTCCTCGACCTCGTACAGGCCGAGGGCATGCACGCGATCGTGCGCCCGGGCCCCTACATCTGCGCCGAGTGGACCGAGGGCGGCCTGCCGGCCTGGCTGCTCGCAGAGCATTCGCACGTGCTGCGCCGCAGCGACCCCGGGTACCTCGCCGCCGTCGAGGAGTACCTCGAAGCGGTCTACGAGATCGTCGCCCCGCGACAGATCCACCGCGGCGGCTCGGTCATCCTCGTGCAGATCGAGAACGAGTACGGCGCGTACGGCGCTGACAAGGACTACCTGCGCTCGCTCGTCGACATCACCCGTCGCGCCGGCATCGACGTGCCGCTGACGACGGTCGACCAGCCACTGGGCACCATGCTGCAGGACGGCAGCCTCGACGAGCTGCACCGCACCGGCTCGTTCGGCTCTCGGGTTCCAGAGCGCCTGGCCACTCTGCGCGAGCACCAGCCCACAGGACCGCTGATGTGCTCGGAGTTCTGGTGCGGATGGTTCGACAGCTGGGGCGAGCCGCACAACACGACCTCAGCCGCTGCAGCGGCAGCCGAGCTGGACGCGCTGCTGGCCGCTGGGGCCTCGGTGAACATCTACATGTTCCACGGCGGCACGAACTTCGGCTTCACCTCCGGCGCCAACGACAAGGGCATCTACCGTCCGATCACGACGTCGTACGACTACGACGCACCGCTGGCCGAGGACGGCACGCCGACCGCGAAGTACCGCGCATTCCGCGAGGTGATCTCGAAGTACGCCCCGGTGCCTGACGAGTATCCCGCCGAGCGAGCGGATGCCCCTGCCTTGACCGTCGCGCTGGATCACACCGTGCCGCTGAGCGACCTCGACCTCGTGCAGGCGTCCACCTTCGGCAGCCTGCCGGATGCCGCGCAGTTCGGCTTCCCCCGCGGGTTCTCGCACTACGGCATCCCCGTCTCGCACGGCGGTCTGCTCGCCTTCGCCGAGGTGCGCGACCGGGCGCACGTCTTCCTCGACGGCGTGCGCGTGGGCGTCATCGACCGCGAGCAGGGCGAGCGGGTCATCGCGATCCCCGCCACCGGGGGAGAGCTCTGCGTTCTCGTGGAGCACCTCGGCGGCGTCAACTACGGACCGCGCCTCGGCGAGGTCAAGGGGCTCATCGGCCCTGCCACGCTCGACGGAGTGGTGCTCGAGGGCTGGCTGGCAGGGCCCCTCGACCTCGACCTCGACACCGTGCGGGCAGCCCTGCAGTTCGCCCCTGCGGTGGGCGCACCTGTAGCCGGTCCCGTGTTCGCCAGCGGTGCGTTCGGCCTGGATGAGCCGGCGGACCTGCACCTGCGGATCGGCGACTGGGGCTCCGGCGTCGTGTGGGTGAACGGCTTCAACCTCGGACGGCACTGGAGCCGTGGACCGCAGCGCACCCTGTACGTACCAGGACCCATCCTGCGGGCGGGGCAGAACGAGATCATCGTGCTCGAGCTCGCCGGCATGCCATCGGCTGTCGCGGAGTTCGTCGCGCGGCCCGACCTCGGCCCGGATGAGCGCTGACGACGTGCGCGATCCAGGTCACAGGCACTCAGCGGTGCGGCACAGGCCCCGTGCTGTCGCGCACGACGAGCCGGGTGGGCACCAGATGCTTCTTGCCGGTGTCGGGTTCGCCGTCGATGAGGGCGAGCAGCTCGGCGGTCGCCAGCCTGCCGACCTCGTCCAGATGCTGGTGCACGGTCGTCAGCGCCGGCCAGAACGTGGCGGCGCCCTCGGTGTCATCGAAGCCGATCACGCTGATGTCCTCTGGAATCCGCAGACCCCGGTCGTGGATCGCCTTCATCACACCGAGGGCCATCTGATCGTTCGCCGCGAAGACAGCAGTGGGCAATGGGTCGGACTGCAGGATGCGGTGGCCGATCTCGACGGCCGATGCCGCCGACCAGTCGCCGAACAGCACGGGGCGCGCGGTCACCTGCCCCTCGGCCTGCAGGCGCCGGTAGACGTCGGCGCGATTGTGGGCGGGATACGACAGGTCAGGACCTGCGACATGTACGATGTCGCGATGCCCGAGGTCGAGCAGGTGCTGCAGTGCGATGCGGGCGCCCTGCTCCTGGTCGGTTCCCGCAAGCGTGTAGGGCAGGCGCGTGTCCGAGTCGATGACGACCAGGGGCAGCCCCGCAGCCATGGTCAGGTCGTCGAGCGGTCCGACCTCGGAGGACATCACCAGGATGATGCCGTCGACGGCCTGCTCCTCGAGGCGCCCGAACGCGCCGGCGACGCCGCTCGGGGTGGCGTCGGCGATCGGCAGCAGCGTGGTGGTGCAGCCGGCCGCCTCGGCCGCCTGTGCGACACCGTCGAGCGCCCTGTCGTTGCCGAAGTTGGTGAGGTTGAACGTGACGAATCCGATGCTGCGGAATCGGCCCGACTTCAGGTTGCGGGCGGCGCTGTTGGGCCGGTAGCCGAGCTCCTTCATCGACGCCAGCACCCGCTGCCTGGTGAGGGCATGAACATTCGGGTTGTCATTCGCCACGCGCGACACGGTCTGCGCCGACACTCCAGCGTGGGCTGCCACGTCGATGATCGACGGGCGCGTCTTCTTCCTCGGCATATTCATGGCAACGTAAACAGTATCCGAACGACCTCTGGAGAGGAATCCCCCCGATGAGTACTGCCACCGATTTCGGCCTCGCCCTGCACAGCGGCGGCGTGTCGTTGGTGCTCGACTTCCGAGGCGGGCACCTGCCCACCGTGCTGCACTGGGGTGCGGCCGTCGGAGAGATCACCTCTGACGATCTCGCAGCCCTGGTGAGCAGCCGGGTGCCCCCGCTCGGCGCGAGCGAGCCCGACGAGCCTGTGGCGGCGTCTGTGCTGCCCGAGCACACCCTCGGCTGGCAGGGGCGCCCCGGCATCAGCGGCTCCAGAGCCGGTCGCGCGTGGTCGCCGGAGTTCCTGGTGGACGAAGTGAGCATCGACGGCGCACGTCTCGATGGGCCGAGCGGCATCCGCAACCATGGCCACGGGGTCGTCGTCGTGCGCGCGGCCGATGCGGTTACCGCGCTGGGGCTCGAGATCACGATCGAGCTCACGGAGGCGGGCGTGGTGCGGATGCGCGCCGACCTGCACAACCGCGCAGACGACGAGTACCAGCTCGACGAGCTGCTGCTGTGCTTGCCGGTGCCGCTGCAGGCCGAGGAGCTGCTCGACTTCGGCGGTCGCTGGGGTCGTGAGCGCGCGCCGCAGCGGCACCGCGTCACGCAGGGTACTCACCGCCGCGAGGGCCGACGCGGGCGTACCGGCCTCGACGCCGCGACGATCCTGTCGGCGGGCGTGCCGGGCTTCGGCTTCGCCGCCGGCGAGGTCTGGGGCGTGCAC from Microbacterium sp. H1-D42 carries:
- a CDS encoding beta-galactosidase family protein gives rise to the protein MTTFAIGDDDFLLDGAPHRILSGALHYFRVHPDLWADRIHKARLMGLNTIETYVAWNEHAPKRGEFRTDNALDLARFLDLVQAEGMHAIVRPGPYICAEWTEGGLPAWLLAEHSHVLRRSDPGYLAAVEEYLEAVYEIVAPRQIHRGGSVILVQIENEYGAYGADKDYLRSLVDITRRAGIDVPLTTVDQPLGTMLQDGSLDELHRTGSFGSRVPERLATLREHQPTGPLMCSEFWCGWFDSWGEPHNTTSAAAAAAELDALLAAGASVNIYMFHGGTNFGFTSGANDKGIYRPITTSYDYDAPLAEDGTPTAKYRAFREVISKYAPVPDEYPAERADAPALTVALDHTVPLSDLDLVQASTFGSLPDAAQFGFPRGFSHYGIPVSHGGLLAFAEVRDRAHVFLDGVRVGVIDREQGERVIAIPATGGELCVLVEHLGGVNYGPRLGEVKGLIGPATLDGVVLEGWLAGPLDLDLDTVRAALQFAPAVGAPVAGPVFASGAFGLDEPADLHLRIGDWGSGVVWVNGFNLGRHWSRGPQRTLYVPGPILRAGQNEIIVLELAGMPSAVAEFVARPDLGPDER
- a CDS encoding LacI family DNA-binding transcriptional regulator, which translates into the protein MPRKKTRPSIIDVAAHAGVSAQTVSRVANDNPNVHALTRQRVLASMKELGYRPNSAARNLKSGRFRSIGFVTFNLTNFGNDRALDGVAQAAEAAGCTTTLLPIADATPSGVAGAFGRLEEQAVDGIILVMSSEVGPLDDLTMAAGLPLVVIDSDTRLPYTLAGTDQEQGARIALQHLLDLGHRDIVHVAGPDLSYPAHNRADVYRRLQAEGQVTARPVLFGDWSAASAVEIGHRILQSDPLPTAVFAANDQMALGVMKAIHDRGLRIPEDISVIGFDDTEGAATFWPALTTVHQHLDEVGRLATAELLALIDGEPDTGKKHLVPTRLVVRDSTGPVPHR